One genomic region from Pseudomonadota bacterium encodes:
- the dapF gene encoding diaminopimelate epimerase: MTLFVKMHGLGNDFVVIDQREETQETLWISEDQIRLITDRRRGVGCDQVVFIYPARSSGAFARLRFFNADGSESDACGNASRCVASHLMNLSNKSEIILETSDNILHATTTGGNLVTIDMGSPKLDWTDIPMSKPCDTHRLPISEGKLRDPVGVSMGNPHCIFIVEDAEKVNLTEAGPKIENHALFPDRTNVGVVSKISAKSFRLRVWERGVGVTESCGTGACAAAVAIYRREIGGREVMIEMDGGQLSIHWRKEDDHVLMTGPVETSFIGELML; encoded by the coding sequence ATGACATTATTCGTCAAGATGCATGGGCTAGGAAACGATTTTGTCGTTATAGATCAGAGGGAAGAGACCCAAGAAACCCTTTGGATTTCTGAGGACCAGATCCGCTTAATTACCGATCGACGCCGCGGCGTGGGATGCGACCAGGTAGTTTTTATTTATCCCGCCAGAAGTTCCGGAGCATTCGCGCGCTTGCGATTTTTTAATGCCGATGGGAGTGAATCAGATGCCTGTGGAAATGCCTCCCGCTGTGTCGCCTCGCATCTAATGAATCTTTCAAACAAATCAGAAATAATCTTGGAAACCAGCGACAACATTCTTCACGCTACTACAACGGGGGGAAACCTAGTAACTATTGACATGGGATCACCCAAACTTGATTGGACTGATATACCCATGTCAAAACCATGTGATACCCATCGCTTACCTATCTCAGAGGGGAAACTACGTGACCCAGTCGGAGTCAGTATGGGCAACCCGCATTGTATATTCATTGTGGAAGATGCGGAGAAAGTAAATCTGACAGAAGCCGGACCTAAGATTGAGAATCATGCGTTATTCCCCGACCGTACTAATGTTGGGGTGGTAAGCAAAATTTCAGCTAAAAGTTTTAGGCTGCGTGTCTGGGAAAGAGGAGTAGGGGTCACCGAGTCATGTGGAACAGGTGCTTGCGCAGCCGCTGTAGCTATTTATAGGCGTGAAATCGGTGGGCGTGAGGTAATGATCGAAATGGATGGAGGTCAGTTAAGCATTCATTGGCGAAAAGAGGATGACCATGTGTTAATGACTGGGCCAGTCGAAACAAGCTTTATTGGCGAGTTAATGCTATGA